A stretch of the Equus caballus isolate H_3958 breed thoroughbred chromosome X, TB-T2T, whole genome shotgun sequence genome encodes the following:
- the LOC138921812 gene encoding uncharacterized protein: protein MTTWEGGAKGTLSREAKRLTGLFKTWIVQRGFRGPFPSGMGEHGGSVSCCPQSLCWAVHPKSSLLADFYHHHPLQDLWWQSPVQVILWACTEKRVELEPTVKSRQTNVAATRRCVSWTIDFWYLSEKDPWPFLALIFELEFPQMEMGSTPCYQDQQISSAIPSISLETNFSTSPVMPGESRAIRTLPSLSCSLSGQHGHLSSKLMWLSTKFRLEASCSLAVPPRSLLFPVCIKSLVFWGVVNLLKLK, encoded by the exons ATGACGACGTGGGAAGGCGGGGCCAAAGGAACGCTGTCCAGGGAAGCGAAACGCTTGACCGGGCTCTTTAAAACGTGGATTGTGCAGCGCGGCTTCCGTGGACCGTTCCCCTCCGGGATGGGGGAACATGGCGGCTCCGTCTCCTGCTGTCCCCAAAGT TTGTGCTGGGCTGTCCACCCAAAGTCAAGTCTCCTTGCAGATTTCTACCATCACCATCCCCTTCAGGACCTGTGGTGGCAAAGTCCAGTCCAGGTCATCCTGTGGGCCTGTACGGAGAAGAGAGTGGAACTGGAACCAACTGTCAAGAGCAGGCAGACAA ATGTTGCTGCGACCAGACGTTGTGTTTCGTGGACAATAGATTTCTGGTATCTGAGTGAGAAAGACCCTTGGCCCTTTCTAGCTCTCATCTTTGAGCTTGAGTTTCCACAGATGGAGATGGGGAGCACACCTTGCTATCAG GACCAGCAAATTTCCTCAGCGATTCCTTCAATCTCTCTAGAAACCAACTTCTCTACTTCTCCTGTGATGCCAGGGGAAAGCCGGGCAATTCGGACTTTGCCTTCTCTGAGCTGCAGTCTTTCCGGCCAACATGGACACCTTTCGTCAAAGCTGATGTGGCTCAGCACCAAGTTCAGGCTGGAGGCTTCTTGTTCACTGGCAGTGCCACCAAGATCTCTTCTGTTCCCTGTCTGTATAAAGTCACTTGTTTTCTGGGGGGTGGTTAATTTGTTGAAACTTAAGTGA